The sequence CGGTCGCGAGCCGGCCGACTGCCGCGGTTGCGGTCGGCCAGAGATCGTGCCGGTCGCGAATCTCCGCGACGAGGTCGGTCGTGATTGCGGCGACCATCGCGACTCCGGCGTCGAGATTCGATGCGGCTACGAGCGCGTCGGGCATGAGCGCCTCTGGTTCGAAGGCCCGCGCTTTTCCTCTAAAGAAGCGACGACGATGCGCGTCTTGGTCGTACACGGGCCGAATCTCAACCTGCTCGGCGAGCGCGAGCCGGAGATCTACGGAACGGTCACCCTCGCGGAGATCGATGCCGCGATCGCCGCGTGCGCGAAAGAGCTCGGCATCGAGGTCGTCTGCGAGCAGCACAACGCCGAAGGTGCGATCATCGACGCGCTGCACGCTGCCCGCAAGACCTGCGGCGGCGTCGTCATCAATCCCGGCGCGTACGCGCATTACTCCTACGCGATCGCCGACGCGATCGCCGCGATCGGAATCCCGGTCGTCGAAGTCCATCTCTCGAACGTGGCCGCTCGCGAGCCGTTCAGGCGAACGAGCGTCACCGCGGCAGCGTGCCGCGCCGTGGTCGGCGGTCTCGGCCCAACGGGGTACGTGCTGGCGTTGCGTTCGATGGGCGAGCTCGCGCGATGAGCGCCGGCGCGGGGAGGAGGGGCGCAACCGCTTTAGTATATCTCCCAGCCCACCCACGGGAGATGCGACGTTGACGAAAGCCGATGTGATAGACGCCGTCGCGGTCGAAGCGGAGTTGTCGAGGCGTCAGGCCGGTGAGATCGTAGATCTGATCCTGAACGAGATCAAGGCGGCGTTGCAGAAGGGCGATCGCGTGGCGCTCAATCCCTTCGGCAGCTTCGTCGTGCGTGCCCGCCAAGCGCGCGAAGGACGCAATCCGAAGACCGGTGAGCGGATCAGCATCGCGGCGCGCAAAGTTCCGGCGTTCGTTGCCGGACGTTCGCTCAAGGATGCGGTCAGCGGGGCGCGAACGCGCGCCAAGAAGTCGACGAGAAAATCGAACGGGCTGTAGCGAAGCTTGGTTATCGCGCTAGTCTGGGGGACTAGAGATCGCTGGTTCGAATCCAGTCAGCCCGAAATTTTTTCGACCGACAGCGGCCTCCGATAGATGAAGATCGGAACGCTCGAGATGAAGATCGCGCGCGTCGAGGGTTTTCGCGTTCGCGTCACGTCCGACGGGCGCGACATTCGCTCGGACCGCGAAGGCATGCCGCCATGGCCGTACGAAAAGGCCGCGCGCGATCGTTGGTCGGTCGCGCAATGGAAGCAAGATCGTTTCATCAGCCTCTATCCGGGCTTCGGCGTCGACGTGCTCGACGGCGACGGCGAGACGGTCGAGTTCGGTCAAACGCTGCTCGAGACCGTGCGCGAGAGCTACGACTAAAGCAACCGTTACGTCGGGCGTGAACGTGGGTTAACTTTCTCTTTATAAGAGGAACGAACGCATGTCCGCGGCCAACTAAGGAACGCTAGAACGGGAGGAGCGTGCTTGCAGTATCGGGCGGCCAAGTTGCTGTTTTGGGTTATCGCAGCGTTCGGCGCAGTCGCCGGATGCTCGAGCAGCGCGTCCGAGGGGCCGACTGCTCCGATCCCGCCCGTGCATTCTCCCGGCGCGAAGGGCAGCACCCCGATTCAGCACGTCATCATCGTCATCCAAGAGAATCGCAGTTTCGACGATTTCTTTGCGACGTTCCCCGGCGCGAACGGCACGACGACGGGAAACGCGATCGCCATGCCCTCCGCCGAGCAGAACTGGTGCGCGAGCAAGAACCAGCCGGTGATCACCGCCCCGACGTCGGTCCCGCTGACCGAGGTCTCGCTCATGGGCAACGGCTTCTACAATAACTTCGCCGCAAACGCCGACCTCGCGCACAACTATCCCAACGGCTACCTGACCGATTGCGATTCCGCAAACGGTGCGCCGAACGCCTCGAATCCGTGCGCGATGGACGGCTTCGACACGAGCAAGCAGGGCGCCGACGGCACCGGAAATGCCTGGACCTGCACGTACACGTATCAATACGTCAACCCGACCGATATCCAGCCCTACTGGGACATGGCGACGCAGTACGTGCTCGCCGACAATACCTTCCAGACCCAAGGCAGCGAGAGCTTCACCGCCCACCAAGATCTCATCGCGGGCGGTACGGCGATCGATGCAAAGGACAGCGTCATCGACGACCCGACGTACTGGCCGTGGGGCTGCGACGCGCCGAGCAGCGTCGTCACGAACTTGATCACCATCTACGGGCAGTACGAGAGGGCGGACGGACCGTACCCGTGCCTCACCTACTCGACGATGCGCGATCTCCTCGACGCGAAGAAAGTCTCCTGGAAATACTATGCCGTGAAGATCAAGGGCGGAAACGCCGGCATCTGGAGCGGGTTCGACGCGATCTCCGCGGTGCGCAGCAGCAAGGAGTGGGGAACGAAAGTCACCTGGCCCAATACGAACATCTTCAACGATATCAAGCACGGCAAGCTGCCCTCGGTCGCGTGGATAACGCCGAACGGCCCGAACTCCGATCATC is a genomic window of Candidatus Binatia bacterium containing:
- the aroQ gene encoding type II 3-dehydroquinate dehydratase, producing MRVLVVHGPNLNLLGEREPEIYGTVTLAEIDAAIAACAKELGIEVVCEQHNAEGAIIDALHAARKTCGGVVINPGAYAHYSYAIADAIAAIGIPVVEVHLSNVAAREPFRRTSVTAAACRAVVGGLGPTGYVLALRSMGELAR
- a CDS encoding HU family DNA-binding protein gives rise to the protein MTKADVIDAVAVEAELSRRQAGEIVDLILNEIKAALQKGDRVALNPFGSFVVRARQAREGRNPKTGERISIAARKVPAFVAGRSLKDAVSGARTRAKKSTRKSNGL
- a CDS encoding alkaline phosphatase family protein; protein product: MQYRAAKLLFWVIAAFGAVAGCSSSASEGPTAPIPPVHSPGAKGSTPIQHVIIVIQENRSFDDFFATFPGANGTTTGNAIAMPSAEQNWCASKNQPVITAPTSVPLTEVSLMGNGFYNNFAANADLAHNYPNGYLTDCDSANGAPNASNPCAMDGFDTSKQGADGTGNAWTCTYTYQYVNPTDIQPYWDMATQYVLADNTFQTQGSESFTAHQDLIAGGTAIDAKDSVIDDPTYWPWGCDAPSSVVTNLITIYGQYERADGPYPCLTYSTMRDLLDAKKVSWKYYAVKIKGGNAGIWSGFDAISAVRSSKEWGTKVTWPNTNIFNDIKHGKLPSVAWITPNGPNSDHPAEKSDTGPSWVASIVNAVGASKYWKSSAIVIVWDDWGGFYDHVQPPFYDNQGGLGFRLPMLIVSPYVQPHVEHTQYETTSIIRFIEDNWNLGTLGREDQRATSIANAFDFAQAPRPYKTIRQKYSLEFFLHQKPSETPPDSE